The DNA sequence TATATACCATGTGCTCTCCAGCCATGGTTCCACCTCCCCAGCTGGTCCTGGTCACTGGCTTTTCCCCAGCACCCATCATGGAGGAGATCCCACTGCACGAGTGGCTTCTTCTCTGACCGCTGCCACCTTTGTCTTCCAATAGGTTCTAGCTGTTAACATTCTTGGCCGTTTCTTGCTCAACCATGACAAGAATATTAGGTAACAACCCCCAGTGTCTGGCTAGATTGTACCACTGTACATCTGGCCCTCTGCATTCCTCCGTCTTGATCCATCTAATTCTTACCTATCCTGGAGGCAACACAGGGTGTCTGGGCAGATGTGGCATGGCCTCTCTTACTCCGACCAGGTATGTGGCCCTGACGTCATTGCTCCGGCTGGTGCAGTCCGACCACAGTGCTGTACAGCGTCACCGGTCCACTGTGGTCGAATGTCTACAGGAAACAGATGCCTCCCTTAGCAGGTAAGCAGAGGGAGAACAGGGCAGAGGACCGTGCCTGGTGGCTGAAACGCAAACCAGCTTCAAAGCAGCTGGAGtaagaactaaagaaaaagatGCCTGGGAACCGTGGACCTAGATCGGGGTAACCTGGGCCGTCTGCATGGACACCTGTCTCCTGCCAGGCGGGCCCTGGAGCTGAGCCTGGCTCTGGTGAACAGTTCCAACGTGCGAGCCATGATGCAGGAGCTGCAGGCCTTCCTGGAATCCTGCCCCCCTGATCTTCGGGCTGATTGTGCCTCAGGCATCCTATTGGCTGCGGAGAGGTGAGGCGACAAGTACCTAGGAGTCAGAGGGTGCGGCCTGGGGAGGGAGGGTGACAGGACTGATGAGTCACGTCCCCTAGGTTCGCTCCAAGCAAGCGGTGGCACATAGACACCATCCTGCACGTGCTGACCACGGTGAGGTGGGGTAGTCAGGGAGTTGGGCAGGCGTGGGCagagctcactgctctgacctGGCCACATCCACCCCCCTCCAGGCAGGCACCCATGTAAGGGACGACGCAGTGGCCAACCTGACCCAGCTGATTGGAGAGGCCCAGGAGCTTCATGCCTACTCTGTGCGCCGCCTCTACCGGGCCTTAGCAGAGGACATCTCCCAGGTCTCgctcccctctccccagctccagccGACCAGCCTTTTCAACACCAGAATTTGAATGCTTTTCCCCAAGCATAGCGGCCGGAAGATGGCTGAGGACAAAGCCCACCTTTCACTTAGGCTTCTGTGCTGGCCCTGATGCCTACTGGCTGCAACTCCAGATACAACTTCCCTTAGGCTCTGCATTCTCAACTTTCTAGAATGCCTACCTCCCAGGCTGTCTTCAGGATCAAATGAGATATATTAAAGCTTGGCACATGTATTCATTTCTCTTATTGCCGCCAGTGCCGGGGGGATTAACAGGTGCCAGCCGATATCTGTAACTCCCCTCTGTCGGTTTGAATAGAGTGGGCAGCAAGCATCCAGGTCAGGGCTCTGTCATGTGACCAGGCCATGTAGTTTTGATGCTTGCCCACCAGAGGGCAGTAGGACCCAAAATGCCAGGACAGCTTGCTAACAAACCtaacctttccctccctcccctgccgaCCCTGCCGTCCTTTCACTGTAGTAAAGGGATGCGGTGGGGTCTAGGAGAAAGGAGGCCCCCAACTAACTCAGCAGTGTGTCTTCTCTCCTACAGCAACCACTGGCGCAGGTGGCAGCCTGGTGCATTGGCGAGTATGGGGACCTCCTGCTGGAGGGTAACTGTGAGGACACTGAGCCTTTTCAGGTGAGACCTGGGCAGCGAGAGGTTCACTGGGGAGGATTCGTGAGGACAGACAGGACCTGTGGCCCTGACCTGTTGTCCACACCtgaaggtggaggaagaggaggtgctAGCGCTCCTGGAGAAAGTGCTACAGTCCCACGTGTCCCTACCAGCCACCCGAGGCTATGCTATCACAGCTCTCATGAAGCTCAGCACCCGGCTCCGGGGAGATAACAAGTAAGAAGGGGGTCCCAGCCCTTGAACGATGTCCCTTCATTGTGGCTACTGGTCTTTGAAATCTCCAGGCACACGCccctaccccccacacacacacccctagtcCTTAGGAATCTGCTTTTGAGCCCGGTATATTAGATGTCTCCTTACTCTGTGAGGCTGCTCCCTTCCCCGTCATCCTGGAGGGGAAGAGCAAGCCGCCTGCCATTGCCTCTCACACGCCACGCTGTGGCCCAGTCGTATCCGCAGGGTGGTATCCATCTACGGGAGCTGTGTGGATGTAGAGCTTCAGCAGCGGGCTGTGGAGTATAACGTACTCTTCCAGAAGTATGACCACATGAGGTATGTTCAGAAACCCACATGTAGAACTTCAAACTCCATCCTCTCCCAGGGCTCCCTTCTGGATACGAGAGTGGACGCTTGCTCTGTGGTGAGCATCTCCCACCCATAGTCGACACTAAGCTGGTTCCTCATGGGTTTTCTAAAGACCAGCAACAGAGCACTGTCTTAGGAAACcagaatgggggctggagagatggctcagaggttactagcattggcagctcttccagaggtcctaagtttaattcccagcaaccacatggtgggtcacaaccatctgtaatgagatctggtgccctcttctggcaatgcagacatacaggcagaacagtgtatacataataaattgaaaaaaaaaaaaaaaaaaaaaaaaggaaaccagaaTGGTGCATGCAACCCTGCATGCCCAGGGCCTTCTGTATTCTTAGTCTTCTTCCCAAATGCTTCTGTGAGAGCACAGGGCTTACACAGAGGGACCCTTGCATTCCATCCTCTCAGGGCTGCCATCCTGGAAAAGATGCCTCTCGTGGAGCGCAGTGACCCTCAAGTTGATGAgggacagaaggaaaacaaagcGGGGCCCCAGCTCTTGGAAGCAGCAGCGCCTGTCCCCACGGAGCCCCAGGTGAGGAGGCTGGAAGACCTGGGTAAGGAGGACTCCTGTGGGTGCTCACGCCTGTCATGACCCTCCTGCCCTTTTCCCCAGGCCACTAAGCTCTTGGATCTGCTTGATCTCCTGGATGACACTTCTGGGCATGCTCAGCATCTTCCACCTCTGGAGCCTTCCCCAGGGGAGGCCTTAGTACAGCTCCTCGACCTTCCCTGTGTACCTCCGCCCCCTGGTAAGCCTCTGCAAAGGCAGGTACTTTACAGAAGGTGGGTGGAAATGTGTCATTTCTCGTTCTGAGCCAAGGATGGAGACACCCATCTCAGTAGGCAAAGGTTTCGTTCGTTCCATGCCGgttccatcttgcttctctgtacCGATCTCCCTCGTGTTTCTTATCCCAGTCTACGCTCCTGTTTCCGCTCCAGGCTGTGTCAAATCACTTCCGACTACCCACTCCACTGGCCCCTTTCCACTCCCCGCATTCTTCCACCTCAAACACTTGACATTTCATGTTCTCTACCCAACACCTCAAATGACTAGCTCATACGCACTGTTCAGGCTTCAGCTAAATGTCAGCTGTCttaccctccctctcctctttaaCTTAGTCCTTCCCTGTTACTTTCGACTTTTTGTTCCTAACATCATGGCGATGATCATCTCGCATTTGGTTGTTTCTTTCCTCCCCGCCTCCACTAGATGGTCGGCTCCCACCTCAGCTCGTCTAGTTTCTCATTAGATCTGGTCGCCAATGCAGGGCCAAGATTCGCTTGTCCCGTTTTTATTGGACGACTGGATGCATGTGGTTTGTTAACCTGTGCACTGGGCTGCCTCTCTCCCATCCAGCTCCCATCCCCAGTCTCAGAGTGTTCGAGCGTGAGGGCGTACGGCTGGACCTTTCTTTCATGCGGCCCGTGGAAACCCCGACATTGCTCTTagtcactgccaccaccaccaactcCTCAAGGGAGGATGTTACCCACTTCGTTTGCCAAGCAGCTGTGCCCAAGGTTTGAAAAAATGGGGTTCGGCCAGGCGTGGTAGCTCGTGCCCGTAATTCTAGAACTTGGGAAGCTAAGGCGGGAGAAATCActgttggaggccaacctggactgcaTAGGGAGTCTGAAGCCAAGTTGGGCTAGATTgtcacaaagaaagaagaaaaaatagggGTTCAGAGGTGGCACGGGCACTCTAGGAGAAAAGGCCCGAAAGTAGTGGAGGTGGGTGGGAGGCAGAGTGAAATGGGAAGCGGGTGATGGAGACAGTCATTGGGGAGTTTATCCAAAAATTTATCCAAAAATGTTTGGGAGCCACTGGGTGTAGAGGACTGCCTGAGCCCAACCGGAGGCCTTACTATGCTCTGCCCAAACCTCCCATGTACAGAGTTTCCAGCTGCAATTACAGGCCCCCAGTGGGGACGCAATTCCAGCTCAGGGGGGCCTTCCTATCACCCAGCTCTTCAGAATCCTCAATCCTAACAAGGTGAGTGGTCAGACCCTGTGGACAAGAGAGATGGGGGCAATCAGGGACCTAACCCTGGTCTCCGCTTCCCTACTTTTAGGTAATTCTGCGGCTAAAGCTTCGCCTCACCTACAACCACTCTGGCCAGCCAGTACAGGAGATCTTTGAGGTGGACAACTTGCCTGTGGAGACATGGCAGTAACGTGCTGTGGTTAGTGTCTGGCCGGGGTGTTTCCAGGCTCTTGGGGTCTTATTCAAGGAATGGAAATAAAGGTGTACATAAATGACAAGTAGCAAGGCAACTTTATTCAAAAGCGAAGTGACAGTACAAATCAGAATGCACCGTGAAGAGCAAGGGGCCACAGTACTCACGGGCCCAGGGTCACTGCCTGGTGCTGCTCTAATGGGGTCTTACGGGAAGGAAGAGGTCATTGCCAAGTGGCATAATTTGAAtggttctctattttgattgacaGGCTTGGATTCTGTAAGCCTTTCTTCACTGTGCATGACCCCTCCCATGATGCATCTGATTTTAGTCATATGCTCATTCTACATAGGCACAGGATGGTAAATAGAAGATTTGCCTTAAAAGTTCACCTAAAGGACATGGTCTACCTTACCCTGCTTGTACCCCAAACCTGTCTAGGTCCAATCAGCTCCCTATTTTCCATACTTGAGTATGTTCTAAAATGTTTGAATAAAAACTATCCACAAAAGGGGAGAGTTTTTATGTCTGCTGGGGGAGGAGAGGCTTATTCCATTGTCTGAAGTGGGACATAAATGTAACTCAGTACAGATGGGAGTCCTAGGTGTGTTGTTAGAAGGTTGTGTGTACACAGTACATGCAGGTGAGGATCCCAGGATGCCAAGTGCACTGTCAGATGAGAGGCATGTACAGCTCAAACCAAGTGGAGTTCCAGGTTGCTAAGCTGGGGCCTAAACTAGCCTGCCTCATAACTGCCACGGCTCACCTGAAATCTTTCTGCACCCTCAGCTGGGAACACAGCCCTGGGGGCTGACAGCAGGTGGCACTCTGGCCCTGAATTTGTCACCACAATCTGAAGAGACTGCCTCTTGCCGACAAATAATGAAAGCCTATGAAACCTGAGGTGGGCAGAAAGGCATAGTTTGACCTAGTGAGAAAGAAAGTGCGTAGGAACAAGGGTAGAGCCTTCTCCACAGAAGTATGACGTCCTGAAACCCCAGGAACCTGTCTCAACAATGACGATTTTCTTTCTACCCCTCTCGGGGTTGGAGAGCAAAATTTCTCTCTAAACTGCCATACAGGGCACTCTACCCTCTGGTCACAGTGACAGACCCAGCAGAATTTCCAGATTTCGAACAGAAGTTCCCAACCATTTCCCCACCTTGTTGCTATTCCCTACACCCCAAGGCAGGGAAATCCCTGCCGCTTCCCGCATCTCTAACTCAGCTGTAAGGCGGCTTCAGAGCTGCTGGCAGAATCAATGGCATCGACCACGGGAGGGGGGGGTGGCAAGGGATTTTCCTGTGCTTAACTACTGATCACAGCTAAGTGGAAATCCTATAAACACGAGCGGAAATCAATGGAGGCTGCTTAGCGGCCAGGGGAGAGGGGCGGCCCACAGATTGCATCTGACGGATGAGGGAAGCGGTGAGGGAGGGCTTGAGGAAGGGTAGCTGAGAAGGGGTGAAAGACCCGGCAGGACTGGAGACAAAAGCGGCTCTGTTGTGAGGGAAGGGGCACAGTGGGTCCAGGAGTGGATGGCGGCTTCCGAGAGTCCCCTTCCCTCCTAGAAAGTGAACCCTGCTCCCATAAACTGCTGTCAGGATGTTGAGTCCCCTGTGGCTTCGCCGGAACTGTTCGCTTCCAGCAGGCGCTGATAGTCCAGAGGCCTGAAGAGCTGCAGGTATACCATGAGCTTGGCGGGTGCCTTCTCCTGTGCTGGTACTCCTGCGGTGAGGACCATGAGGAAAGAAACAGGTGCAGCCATTAAACA is a window from the Peromyscus eremicus chromosome 9, PerEre_H2_v1, whole genome shotgun sequence genome containing:
- the Ap1g2 gene encoding AP-1 complex subunit gamma-like 2 isoform X1; translated protein: MSLRGGMVALSDSGGRMVVPSLRLQDLIEEIRGAKTLAQEREVIQKECAQIRASFRDGDPLQRHRQLAKLLYVHMLGYPAHFGQMECLKLIASPRFTDKRVGYLGAMLLLDERHDAHLLITNSIKNDLSQGIQPVQGLALCTLSTMGSAEMCRDLATEVEKLLLQPSPYVRKKAVLTAVHMIRKDPELSSIFLPPCAKLLHERHHGILLGTITLITELCERSPAALRHFRKVVPQLVQILRTLVTAGYSAEHSISGVSDPFLQVQILRLLRILGRNHEESSEAMNDLLAQVATNTDTSRNAGNAVLLETVLTIMDIHSVAGLRVLAVNILGRFLLNHDKNIRYVALTSLLRLVQSDHSAVQRHRSTVVECLQETDASLSRRALELSLALVNSSNVRAMMQELQAFLESCPPDLRADCASGILLAAERFAPSKRWHIDTILHVLTTAGTHVRDDAVANLTQLIGEAQELHAYSVRRLYRALAEDISQQPLAQVAAWCIGEYGDLLLEGNCEDTEPFQVEEEEVLALLEKVLQSHVSLPATRGYAITALMKLSTRLRGDNNRIRRVVSIYGSCVDVELQQRAVEYNVLFQKYDHMRAAILEKMPLVERSDPQVDEGQKENKAGPQLLEAAAPVPTEPQATKLLDLLDLLDDTSGHAQHLPPLEPSPGEALVQLLDLPCVPPPPAPIPSLRVFEREGVRLDLSFMRPVETPTLLLVTATTTNSSREDVTHFVCQAAVPKSFQLQLQAPSGDAIPAQGGLPITQLFRILNPNKVILRLKLRLTYNHSGQPVQEIFEVDNLPVETWQ
- the Ap1g2 gene encoding AP-1 complex subunit gamma-like 2 isoform X2 produces the protein MSAIMVVPQLVQILRTLVTAGYSAEHSISGVSDPFLQVQILRLLRILGRNHEESSEAMNDLLAQVATNTDTSRNAGNAVLLETVLTIMDIHSVAGLRVLAVNILGRFLLNHDKNIRYVALTSLLRLVQSDHSAVQRHRSTVVECLQETDASLSRRALELSLALVNSSNVRAMMQELQAFLESCPPDLRADCASGILLAAERFAPSKRWHIDTILHVLTTAGTHVRDDAVANLTQLIGEAQELHAYSVRRLYRALAEDISQQPLAQVAAWCIGEYGDLLLEGNCEDTEPFQVEEEEVLALLEKVLQSHVSLPATRGYAITALMKLSTRLRGDNNRIRRVVSIYGSCVDVELQQRAVEYNVLFQKYDHMRAAILEKMPLVERSDPQVDEGQKENKAGPQLLEAAAPVPTEPQATKLLDLLDLLDDTSGHAQHLPPLEPSPGEALVQLLDLPCVPPPPAPIPSLRVFEREGVRLDLSFMRPVETPTLLLVTATTTNSSREDVTHFVCQAAVPKSFQLQLQAPSGDAIPAQGGLPITQLFRILNPNKVILRLKLRLTYNHSGQPVQEIFEVDNLPVETWQ